In the genome of Anabrus simplex isolate iqAnaSimp1 chromosome 2, ASM4041472v1, whole genome shotgun sequence, the window atcatcatcatcaaatgttcCATCCTTGCTACTCAAGTTTTAACTCTGACACTGCAAAGACTGAAATATTAACATAcagtaaaaatcatcatcatcgttgaccatctccagttgcccgggtgtggtgtacgagccctctccatctttgtctatccctgaaccactgttctctcatattCTTCTCCCAGTCTTGTCCTCCCTCCTAGACATCTTTCTTTGCCAGatctgtccattttcctctgggtctgcccactggtctttttccttttacttctttcatattctcttcttgcagtcctgcttgcactcatccttcttacatggccaaaccactttggtcttgctttctgaatcctctgtagtagggagtctcctattcccatcTCCTCTCAGACTTTTTCGTTCGTGAACTTCTCCTTcttggtcttctgtatcatggtgcgtaggaacttcatttctgcagcttggagttttgagttgtcttgtctcattaacgtggtagtttccaagctatatacgtgtgaggatgggtgtataatattatttatataatgtcatctttgcttttaatgatacttgtttatcccacagcagttgtcttacttggtggtaaaattgagttgccttgctaatttcACTGTCTACctcttggtggtaaaattgagttgccttgctaattcgactgtccacctcatactttgcaaggttgtcttttgatactatactacccaagtacttaaacgttggaacactgtccagtttggtgtcatttattctgatttgtggtttgtcatctcccctctgttacttcatcaccaccgtcttagccttgttgatatttaaatcatacctcTTGAACTCTTGACTCCATTTTTGCAGCTTTTTCTCCACATTGTTTTCAGTTTGACCCCAGatcaccatgtcgtctgcaaagatgaaagcttgcaggtcctgctgctccttcctttttatagcctttattatggcatccatcacagtgataagtaagaggggtgacaaagcactgccttgctgtactcctctcttcgtttcaaaccatttggacagGCCGCAACCCACTTGCACATAACTTCTGGTTTTATCATACAGCATCTTCACCACTTTTGCAATAAGACTGTCACAAACTCCCAGCTCTTTTAGGCATTTCCAGATATGCTCCCTTGGTacgctatcataagccttttcgatgtctaggaatagtagaaaaagttgtttccctttttcccagtgcttttccattaacatcctgacagcaaagataaggtctgtagttgttcCTCCAGGCCTAAAACCGTATTGTTCCTCTTTCAGTAAAGGTTCTACAATTCCTCTTAATCTACTTTCTATGATTTTTTCCAGATGTTTTAGACCATGAAAGAGCAGAGTAATTCCACGGTAGTTGATGCATTTCTGTCTACTCCCCTTCTTGAAAAGAGGTATGATTatacccttcttccagtcttctgggatagtGTTTTCCTGCAATACTGTGTTAAGCAGTCTATATAACCACTGGAGTGCTGGACTTTCTGCTGCTCACAACATATCTGTACTTAACTCATCCACTCCAACTGCTTTTCCTTTCCTCATACTTTTCATGGACTTTTCTATCTCCAGCCATTGGGGGTTCtatgcttctactttcctcattACTACTACAGGCTTCCTCACTGTCTGATGTAATGCTCACTACTCCATTTAAGAGATTATCAAAAAAGGTCTTTAAATTAATTCCTGATTTCATCTTCTCGCACTAAGGCTCCGTTGTCCCTCTTCTATTGCCTTTATATCCTCTTGTTCACACCTTCTGTTTTTGACTACCCTGTACAATAATTTCCACTGCTGTCTAATTCCAACttatccacaaactcattccatgctTTTTCCTTCTCTTCACTTACTTACTACCTTCTTAACTATGAGTTTCTTTGTTATAAAGTTCCTGTGGTCTATTAAGTTCTTGGCTTACTTGGTCTTGgatagtttttttgtttttctttatctAGCATACTTTTTGCTTGGTTTCTTGCTTTAATGGCTGTTTTGACTTTGTCGTTCCTccaaggtgtctctttttcctTCTTGGTCGATCCTGTTAACCCGCAGAGTTCTTTAGCTCCTCCCACAAATGTATCTTTAAAAactttccactcttcctctactgttatTGTTTCTCCCCGTGATAGGTTTTGTTGTATTCTATTCTGATATTCTTCCTGGAACTGAGCTTTTTCTAATTTCCATTgtctttattttttgtttcttctttgttttcttctgaattTCTTTTGACATATGGTCGAAGTCCATGATCGGCAATCTATGGTCACTGTCCATACTTTCACTGAGAATGACCTTGACATCATTTAACCATTCTCCCCCACCTTCGTTTGTCATGACATAATCGATCAAAGATTTATGTTTGCCATCCCAGCTGTACCTTATTTTGTGGCTCTTCCTTTTGTTGAAGAAGGTGTTCTTGATGATCATACCATTTCTTCTACAAAGATCAATGAGTTGTTCACCTTCTGCATTTCTGTTTCCAAACCCATGTGGCCCAACAACAACTTCACAGCCTTGTCTGTTTGCTCCAtcttgtgcatttaggtctccaatAATGATAATGTTTTCTTCATCAACATTTTTCCTTATCAGCACTCCATCCAGTCTGTGGGGTGTACACTTGTACAATCACATTGACTCTAATTGTATAGATAATTTTATGATCCTATTGTTCTTGTAGGAAACTTCTGACAGGGCATCCATATCTTTTGTCAGTAAAAATCTCATACCATGTTTGGCCTCCTTTTTCAGTCCACACTAATATAATTTATAGCCACCGCTGAGAACCTTGCTACCTGTCTTTCTCCATTTCGTTTTGCTCAGACCCAATATAGATGTTTCTTCTTTGCATCATATCTATGAGTTCTTCGGTCTTACCAGTTAGGGTCAATATATTCATGGTCCCAATTCGTACTTTTCTCTTCTTGCAAATCCATCTATCATGGGAACCATGTTGGCCATCATACCTGATAGATCTGCTCAAAGACTGTCACATTAGGTAATAACTGTGATCCAAAGCTCTTTTTACATTTGAAAGCGATAAAAAAACTATGCTAACCACTGGCTTGCTGGGCCTATCGTGGATCGTCGTGCAAGTGTTTGGATTTGCACTAGATGGTCAGTGCCTGACAAGCATTTCCTCAtctatggtttacccgccaatactcgaGAGGCTGACTGCAGTTGTTGCctactgggcgatggggtcgccacatccctacgccaataCAGTAAAAATAATTCTACTAATAATCTTCTTCCTATTGCAGACAGCTGACAAATGACAACGATATAAACAATTAAAGAAACTTCCGTGTAATTACCGTGAAAAATATATCGAGGGGCACTGAAACGATCTAGTTAGATTTGACAATACAACAGCAGAatgtgataggttgaaaatgaCTCACCTGGACATAAATGCATTAAGAAGCCTGTTCCATGATCTGACATGGCAAAATGGTGGAACACCACTTTGGTGCAGGTGTGAGAAATGTCTTAAACTAAAAATTCCAAGAAAGAATTGGCCATGGTGGCATGACAGATTGGCTGTCCAGATTATACAACCTAACACCATGTGATTTTTCACTTTATGTTTTCTTCTAGAAACCACAGGATATGCATAACTTGCAATAGCTGATCCAATTGTCGTTTGAAAAAATCAATAAAGAACATTCATTATATTCTTTTGTTCTGTCATCTGTCGATCCATGTCTAAATGATGTGAATTGTATGTCACAAAATGGAGACTCCATTTCAAACAAACTATGTAAAGAAATGAGCCAGTTTGGCAAAAGTGACTTTTATCCTGTCCTTAATTTCTTTTGAATCTAGATGAACAGTTACGTAGCAAAGGTTTGGTCTTCAGTATATCTTTCATTTGAGTGCATTGTTACTGATTTCTCACTCAGGCATCCACAGTTTAAATCTCAATCAATGCTGATTTATTTTGGAATGAAAAGGTCACATACTATTGGAGCtttcatggctatgatcacaatatcaaaaaTTGCATAACACTGCAAGTGTACTTATTGCTTTCCATGTTCTATTAAATTGCCattgtttgaacccactatgtcttGCACTGTTTTAACATTTTAATGATACATTTTCAATTTTAGTGGTGTCCCATTCATGTCTTTACTGTGTTGTCTAATGTATTTGATAAACTGTACCACAGAAGAATGACATTGATGTTTTGCTACACGGTTGTGTCCACAGTTTCAAATTATAGAGGGTTATTCTGCTAAGgtttccacctcaaataactcttcAACCATTAAAGGTttcaacattctgttttcacttccaTTAATGTCACCAAGGTGCTTACGTTTTACTTTCTGGTAGTTTTCCAGGATGGCAATATCTGCAGAGAAAATgttactaactactttttaaatggaacaaCACTGCTCTTTACACCTAGTTTTCAAGTTAGTCGAGATTTTATTAGATTGCATTGCACCAACACAGTtgagtcttatggcgatgatgggataagaaagggctaggagtgggaaggaagcagccatggccttaattacggtacagccccagcttggtgtgaaaatgggagaccacgaaaagCCAACtacagggctgcagacagtggagttcaagcccactatctcccgaatgcaagctcgcagctgagaggccctaaccgaatggccaactccCTTGGTCCATCGTTATTACATCCTCATTATTAGTCAAATTACTACTGGTTGTCGTGTTTAAAACTACAAGAGTTTCAAGTAAGTTATTTGCTGAAAATTAAGGGAATCCTGTTTCAAATAATTGAGATGGGGAGAGAGATTTGTTAGAAAATCAGTAGCCCCCTTCCTAATGCAAAATCTGTACAGGCAGAGAAAAACTATCAAAACTATGCTTTTATATTCCATACAGTGTATAGAAATTAAAGTGAATCATTGCGCATTGCCATGAACATTAGTCAagtacagaaattttaaaagaaGAACAGAGCACTGTGACTATCAGTAAAAGTGTGATGTAGATTTCATAAGGAAAATTTCTTTTCTTCTAGGCCCAGCATAAGTGCATGGATGAACCAATTTATTACAGTTCAGTACTTCCTACCTTGTGAGTATAAATAATGACCTTTTCTTTATCAGTCTACTTATATTGTTAAATTGGAAAATAAAATTTCACTTCATTTTTCAGTGGGACCCACCGTCCACTGTGGCCACGTTATGGAGAATACAAATTTGTTCCAAAGCAAAGATGGTTACATAACTTAGAGGTGAGTATTTGTGTCTAATTTTTTAATGTTGAATAGGTTTAGGAAAAATACACAGATTGAGAGGATGTAACTGTGAAGCAGTGTGGATATTTACTGATTTGCTAACATAGAAGGTAAGACTTAAAAGTAATTGTGTTGAGTGACTAATAAACTTATTGTTTAAAGCATGGCGCAATTGTAATGCTCTATCACCCTTGTGCCAATCCTTTGGAGGTGAATCGTCTGAGACAGATTTTGACAGGCTGCTTACGACGTCATATCATCACCCCGGACACACTTCTAAGTCAGGATAGAGTGAGTAATTTAATTGCTCAGTTCATACATTTTATTCGTTATTGGGAAATATTAGTTCTTTTTTTACCCTTTACAGAGTATGATTATTTTACATTTGATTATATTAGGTATTGCCTTTATTGGTGGCCAGTTGAGCTctgggccctttcttacacttaaccactgcaaGTCTTCTTACATTTTTCTCCAGtcctgttttctttttttgttttagcCTCTGGCCTTATTAGCTTGGGGTTGGCGTATGACAATGTCTGTAGTCCAACCGGACATAATAAAAGATTTTATCAAGCAACATGCTCTACAAGGACCTGAAGCTGTTCCTGCTGATGGGTTGTATGATGAGGGCCTATTGGTACCGGCTAAAATAGTCTCCAATATTGAAGATTATTATGTCTGCCCTCATCTTCATCTGTGATATGTGATCAGTACAAGTGTGTTTCAGCTTCCTTTGTGTTACCATTCTGTAAGTGTGCTATGGGTGTAAAATAGTACTTTCTCATCAAATGATCCATAAATGTGATAATTAGTTGAAAAGCCTCTGTGAGAGCTACATGCTCtacatatacagggtggttggaaacagcGTGAACCTGGTATAAGAGCATTAGAgtgttggttatactgataaataaaatggaagaattaatttgatatctcgcgccgttgtcatttgatcagcttctgaacttagccaatcaatacatgggcgaattcaagtgggctttttgaggcgatgttgctaaatctgtgcTTGGGTTAAGACCGGCTCGAGAGccgtgccgagaaatcagcatcaaacacaaacagtCCACGAGTTTCAGCTGGTATCACCGTAGTGCACTTGCTATGGTGTGATCCTATCAGCTCAGAGGTCCGTGTTTAAATCTCTCCCTGGGTGAATTTCTTTCTTCGATTGCTGCTCTCAAGCGGGTCTTAAGCCATGTGCAAatttgaatggaaattctaagttcccatggtgaaaattagatatttttccaccaatagagcatatgaAAAATCAgatcgtcttaggtctgacactagactcttcagagtgggatgtgtcagaccctacccactgatgctgggtgtatgcaagtgaacttatcagaagcctatttaagaggcacagtctgataactgcatacgggagataaaactccacaatggtattaatgcccgcctagcaattccgaatggaaattctaagttcccactctgaagagtctagtgtcagacctaagacgaaacgctggttaatagagcaaacgcctgaaaagccatacatctaattttttatctgatgtgcaaatttagcaacactgcctcacaAAGCCCTTTTGGATTCACCCATGTTCGCCCGTGAAGCAATCCGATTGGCTATGTTCAGTAGGTGATAAAATGATAATGGTGCAAGAGatcaagttttttttttcaaattatttatcagtatgaccaacatacTAACACTcgtatacccagttcacgttgtttccgacgaCTCCATTTAGCAGGACTGTAATGGTCTCATACTACTGCCTTATTCGATTCAATGCAAGTGTTGGACAATTAAGGACATTAGCCCGTGACTGTACTTTTTCTGTTAGGTTTATTTTGATATTCAGCCTATtggaaagaaaatgtaaataaaatatgatgatgatgatggcaagtGTTCCTTCTGTTTATAATTTCCAAGTATTCGTATTTCCCCAGAGGAAAAGGAAACGGTTTCTTTCAAACTACAATactgttgtgtgaatatgatgaatTGTATTTTTTAATGTTGTGAGATTGAGTTTGAAGAGGATTTTATATAGACTGGTGCTTTTTGATAAAATTCTGTATTTTCACTGTCCATAATGCTAAACGTATGGAGTGAAACCAtcttctaccccctgtgggtgggacatgcagatgaagaatacacccatggtatcccctgcctgtcgtaagaagcgactaaaagggacaaGTGAGGAATGATGGACTTAGAACCACgatactacttgtgattagtacctttctatgaggaataccatgggtcgacgttacctaGGAACAGAACCATTTTGTGAGAAATACcccaggtctgggcgttgcctgtgattagtaccgtcatGTGCATCCGAGGTGGGGGAGCGGGCGCTCGGATGCACAGACTAATGTCTAAGGTGAGAGGGTGCCGAGTGCTGCGCTAAAATGTGTTGTTTGCACTGAGTTCATAATGGGTtggtgttacctgtgagtagtaccactatataaggaacactatgggtctacattgcctgtgattagtcccactatgtgaggaacaccacgggtctgtgttgcttgtgagtattgcccttatgtgaggaacacacgggTCTgtcttacctgtgattagtaccactatgcgagaaacaccatggttctgctttacccgTGGTTAGTACTATTATAAGGGGCCAGTGAtgtggattttggaccccgttggacaacaagcatcatcttagaaATAAGAcattttgaattggatccactgattgttttggattcatggtcattttgtcatcattcattttagattgtagtcagtggatacatgttgaagttttaactgtcgtttcatttcattgcaccttgtaccattatgggccaatgacctagctgttaggcccctttaaacaacaatcatcatctgaAACCATctcttactctagctttcccgatgcatgtttaaacttgttcgaagttaccgccacgacattcctttacaccgacttactcttaagaaaacggacaagtctaaacatgcatgatgacgtcatcactgcagcacgtgcttactctagctcccccgatgtatgattaaacttgttcgaattaaccgccaccacatttcaactaaagagtgcagcgccgaggtaagcgatgtaagatagcggtaactgtgttgaataaagatggctgtttgtcaaaaagaattttttcaaattatccgctactacatggagtgcggcactgcgctctcttgtttaaagatggcggatgacaaaaagcatgtgggtttgtaaagcacgtggaatttaccaccaccacaaagagggcagcacggtgctctctagattaaatatggcggatgacaactgttagaaaaaagcatctagattttaaattgctcgctactacaataaagatagcagcacggtgctcaaagatgggtgcttgtcaaaaaagaattttttcaaattatccgctaccacatttcaactaaagagtgcagcactgaggtttgcgatgcaagatggtgggtgacggcttgtcaaatagatttttttttttcaaatagtccgcctcaaaggtaagtagctaaagaaggcaacactaaggttagcaatgcaagatgatggatgacagctgtgacgtaaaaattacccacaagatagcagcacgatgctcttttcattaaagatgacagcttgtcaaatagaatttttcaaattaaccgcctcaaaggtaagtagctaaagagggcagcactgttctctctggattaaagatggctgcttgtcaaaaagaatttttcaaattatccgccaccacaaagagggcagcatggtgctctcttgattaaagatggtggatgacagctgaagagcacatagaatttgtttccaaacaagagtacgtggaatttaccgccaccacattacaactaaagagtgcagcacggtgctctgtagattaaggatggcgtatgacagctgacgaaattacccgcatgatagcagcacggtgctctgttgattaaagatggcagatgacacctgtcaaaaaagcacatggctttgtttccaaacaagagcacgtggaattcgccgccaccacatttcaaaggtatctaactaaagagggcagcactatgctctgttgattaaagatggcggatggtagctgtcaaaaaagcacgtgagtttgtttccaaacaagagcacgtgaaatttttcaatttgtcgccaccacatttcaaaggtatctagctaaagatggcagcacggtgctctcttgattaaagatggcggatgatagctaacagaactttttaaattgcccgctactacgtgcttaaggtagtagccataaagagggcagcacggtgttctgtggattaaagatggcggatgacagctgacgaaattgcccgcatgatagcagcacggtgctctgttgattaaagatcgcggatgacagctgtcaaaaaagcacgtggatttgtttaccgattcaaatctcgcgctagtgaggttaagttggtagcactaaggtttaggcccgttaaggtggcagcactgcggatgacaggtgacgaatttgcagctactgcgataaagagggcagcacagtgctctgtagtttaaagatggcggatgacagctgtcaaaaaagcacgtggatttgtttacctattcaaatctcgcgctagttaggttaagttggtactactgaggtttaggcccgtcaagatggcagtactgaggttggcgatgcgttgtctgtcaaagagcacgtggctttgtttacctcgcgcttgtgaggttaagttggtactactgaggtttaggcccgccaagatggcagtactgaggttagcgatgcgttgtctgtcaaaaacacgtggctttgtttacctcgcgctagttaggttaagttggtaccactgaggtttaggcccgtcaaaatggcagcagtgaggttagcgatgcgttgttgtcgatgacagctgtcaaaaagcacgtggctttgtttacaaattcaaatttcccgcgggaggcggaggggcccctagGAGCCCGGAagaggaggtggcggccgaaccatccaattatactactaatgccATTAACCAAAGTGACAACCAAATGTC includes:
- the LOC136863259 gene encoding uncharacterized protein, producing the protein MNVLGMCSKMMPYLICLIFLSFINGQIIQSTTTPRIETWTGRWLPERPAIHTDHSSDLQSNGIRMGVPSSKCDDAKTNLTVDWDYSPVNYTCYHPARKFKPDRTVRTLIERENIPKFYVAQHKCMDEPIYYSSVLPTFGTHRPLWPRYGEYKFVPKQRWLHNLEHGAIVMLYHPCANPLEVNRLRQILTGCLRRHIITPDTLLSQDRPLALLAWGWRMTMSVVQPDIIKDFIKQHALQGPEAVPADGLYDEGLLVPAKIVSNIEDYYVCPHLHL